GAAGGGTTCGACTGCGAGGACCGGAAACAGTTCGACGAGATGCGGGGGAACCTCCAGGCCCTCGTGCGGAGCCTGCACCTTCCGGTGGAGGAGCGGGAGATCCGACGGCTGAACCATGCCAGCATGGTGGCCGCCTTCCGCAGGGACCTCCTTATCCCCGTCTACCGGAACCCGGACGGGTATTACGCCACCGTACGCGACGCCTCGTACACCGAAGAGTTCCGGTTCCCCCTCGGCAAGGCGTTCCTCCTCTGCTCCGATCCGTGGGACGGGTGCAAGGTCATCTACACCGACACGCCGCGGCGCACGGGCTTCGTCTGGTCGGAGCGGTTCCTCGACCACGAGACACGGCCGGGACACCCGGAGAGCCCGAAGCGCCTGGAAGCGCTGTTTGCCGCGATCCGCGAGGGGGGGATGCGGGAAAGCCTGATCTTCCTTGAGCCGTACACCCCGGCGATGGCGTCGCTCCGCGTGGTGCACGATCCTGCCTATCTCGAGGCGTTCCGGGAGGCGGTCGCCCGGGGGGACCGGCACTTCGCGGTGCAGGATTGCTCGATCTCGGAGGGGAGTTACGAGACCGCGCTGCTGGCGGCGGGGGGGGTGATGGCGGGGATCGACGCGGTCTTTTCGGATCGGGCGGACAACGTCTTCTGCGCCGTGCGGCCCCCGGGGCACCACGCGGGGCGCGCCTCCGCGATGGGGTTCTGCTTCCTGAACAACGTCGCCGCGGGGGCCCGGTACGCCCGCTCCGCGTACGGGGTCGGGAGGATCTACATCCTCGACTGGGACGTCCACCACGGGAACGGCACCCAGGCGCTGTTCGACGAGGACCCGCTCACCTTCTTCTGCAGCCTCCACGAGCACCCGTCCTTCTGCTACCCGGGGACGGGGCGCCGGCTGGAGAGGGGGGCGGGGTTCGGGCGGGGAGCCACCCTGAACATCCCGCTGGCTCCCCACAGCGGCGACCGGGAGATGATCGACGCGTTCGAACTGGAAGTCGTTCCCTCGATCGAGGCGTTCCGGCCGGAGTTGATCCTTTTATCTGCCGGGTTCGACGCCCACCGGGACGATCCGATCGCAGGGCTCGAGTGCACGGAGGACGCCTTTGTCCATATGACGCGGCGGGTCCTCGAACTGGCCGACCGGCATTGCGAGGGGCGGGTCGTCTCGGTGCTGGAAGGCGGGTACCGCACGGAGTCGCTGGTTTCCTCGGCGATCGCTCATATAAAAACGATGCAGGGAAGGGAGGGTTCGCCATGTTCGTCGGCCCGAGGATGAAGCGCGACCTGGTCACCGTCACGCCCGGGGCGACCCTGGAGGAGGCGGCCCGGCTGCTCACGGCGCACCGGATCCATCACCTGCCGGTCGTGGAGGAAGGGAACCGCCTCGCGGGGATCGTCAGCGACACGGACTTGCGGAACGCGACCCTCGACGGGATGTTCGGCGGCGCCGACCGCGGGGATTCCGGCCGTCCCGTGACGGTGGGGGAGATCATGACGCGGGAGCTGGTGACCCTCTCCCCGGGGGACACGCTGGACGACGCGATGCTGGTGCTCTCCCGTCATCGCATCGGCGCCTTGCCGGTGGTCGAGGGTGGTCGCCTCGTGGGGATCGTCACCAAGGCGGACGTCCTCTCGGCCCTGCTGTCCACCCTCGACATCGAGGGTCTGGGGGTCCGGATCGAGGTGGTCCTGCGCCAGGACGTGAAGGAAGTGGCCCGGCTGGTCGCGGCGCTTGCCGACCAGGATGTGGAGGTGCGCAGCCTCATCCTCGCTCCCCACGGGGCGGACGGGTATGCAGCGTTCGTCCGGGTCGCGACGATCGACGTGGCGTCGGTGCGGGACCGTCTTCGGCAGAAGGGGTTCGCCGTCGGGGAGTTGTCGGACTTCTACGAGGGGGGGTAACCCCATTGACTTGTCCTACGAAGCGGCGAAGCCGCGAAGTAGGGCGATCAGGCTCCCTTGTACTCCGGCTTCTTGGAGATGAATACGAGGACGATCCCCGCCACGCAGGCGGCGGAGATGTAGTACATCGCCATCGTGAAGGCGCCGGTCGCCGTCTTGATCGCGTCGATCATGAACGGTCCGCACACGCCCGCGACCCCCCATGCGGTGAACAGGTAGCCGTAGTTCGCGCCCAGCGACTTCGTGCCGAAGTAATCGGCCGTCATCGAGGGCATGATCGCCAGGTATCCGCCGTAGGAGAAGCCCACGATGCAGATCCCGACCAGCCACTTGGTGAACGTGTCGGCGTTCGGGAGCAGCAGCAGGAACGCCACGAGGTACTCCGCGAAGCACAGGATGAGGGTGTTCTTGCGGCCGAGCTTGTCGGAGATCGAGCCGTGGACCAGACGGCCGAGGCCGTTGAGGAGCGCCATCGTCCCGAGGCCGCCCGCCGCGACCGCCTTGTCGAGCTTGGCGACTTCGAGCCCGATCGGAACGGCCTGCCCGATGATCATCAGGCCTGCCGCCGCGGCGATGAGGTAGATGAGCCAGAGAACGTAGAACTGGCCGTTCCCGATGATCTCGTTCGGGGTCCAGTCGGCCTTGGTCACGGTTGAGGCTGCCGCTGCCGGCGGGTTCCAGCCGGCCGGCTTGTACCCGGCGGGCGGGGCCTTGAAGAACGATCCCGCGCCGCAGACGCAAACGAGCATGATCGCGCCTACCGCGTAGAACGTCTGGAACAGCCCGATGCTGCCGATGAGCTTGTTGATCAGCGGTCCGAAGACCAGGGTGCCGGCGCCGAACCCGAACACCGCGAGGCCGGTGATCGTTCCGCGCATGTCGGGGAACCACTTGATGCAGGTGGCGATCGGAGTCACGTAGGCGAACCCGACGCCGAGGCCGCCGAGGACGCCGTACGCGAAGACCATGCCGCCGACGGTCTGGCCGATCGCGCCGGCCAGGAAACATCCGACGGCCAGTAGAACGCCGCCGAAGATGGCGACCTTTCGCGGGCCCGCCTTGTCCTGCCATCTTCCCGCGACGATCATCCCCACCGCGAAGAAGAAGAACGAGGCCATCAGCGGATACCCCGCCTCCTTGACCGTCCAGCCGAACTGCTTCATCAGCGGTGCGCGGAACACGGACCAGGCGTAAAGGACGCCCAGGCACAGCTGCAGGACCAACGCGGCGGCAACCATTAACCAGCGATTCGTCAACTTCTCGTCAGCCATTCTGTTTCCCCCTCCTTCCGGAATTATCTCGTTTTGGAGCCTTTGAACTCTGTCCCCTCAATCGTGGTCGCTGCGTCCCGTGCCACCTCCTTTCGGGGAGAATATCGCAGGAAATTTCTTTTTCGCTCTCCGCGGCCAGGGGGGGCACGTGCCCTTTATAGTCGTCTTCTGACGGGCCCGGAGCATCTCCGTCGCCGACTCGCGAAACCAACTGGCCGCTCGGTAACATCACGCCCGGCAAGACGCCGTCGCGCCTGGCATGGAATCGTCTGACCTTCGGCCCTTCTACTGCTCGACCAGTTCCGGCGGGATCATCCGCTCCCTGAGGAGCAGGGAAAGGACGTTGGCCTGAAAGAGGCCCCGCGGGACAAGATTTCGCGGCGCTCGCCGACCAGGATGTGGAGGTGCGCAGCCTCGTCCTCGCTCCCCACGGTGCGGAACCGGTACGCCGCGTTCGTCCGGGTCGCTACGATCGACGTGGCGTCGGTGCGGGACCGTCTCCGGGAGAAGGGGTTCGCCGTCGGGGAGCTGTCGGACTTCTACGCAGGGTAAAAAGAGAAACGGCCCCTCGGGGAGGGGCCGTTTCGGGTTGACGGGTTTGGTTACCGGTGCCGGGCCGATCAGGCTCCCTTGAACTCCGGCTTCTTGGAGAGGAAGACCAGCACGATCCCCGCAACGCACGCCACGGAGATGTAGTACATCGCCATCGTGAACGCGCCGGTGGATGTCTTGATCGCGTCGATCATGAACGGGCCGCCCACGCCCGCGACACCCCACGCCGTGAACAGGTAGCCGTAGTTCGCCCCCAGCGACTTCGTGCCGAAGTAGTCGGCCGTCATCGAGGGCATGATCGCCAGGTATCCGCCGTAGGAGAAGCCGACGATGCAGAGCCCGACCAGCCACTTGGTGAAGGTGTCGGCGTTCGGGAGCAGCAGCAGGAACGCCACGAGGTACTCGGCGAAGCAGAGGATGAGGGTGTTCTTCCGGCCCAGCTTGTCGGAGATCGACCCGTGGACCAGCCGGCCGAGTCCGTTGAGGAGCGCCATCGTCCCGAGGCCCGCCGCCGCCACCGACTTCTCGAGCTTGGCGACTTCGATCCCGATCGGAACGGCCTGCCCGATGATCATCAGGCCCGCCGCCGCGCCGAAGAAGTAGATGAGCCACAGAACCCAGAACTGGCCGTTCCCGATGATCTCGTTCGGGGTCCAGTCGGCCTTCGTCGCGGTAGTCGCGGACGGGGTCGGAGGATTCCACCCGGCCGGCTTGTACCCGGCCGGCGGGGGCTTGAACATCAATCCTGAACCGCAGACGCCGACCAGCATGATCGCGCCGACCGCGAAGAAGGCGTTCGCGATGCCCGAGCTGGTGACGAGCTTGGAGATCAGTGGTCCGAAGACCAGCGTCCCGGCGCCGAACCCGAACACCGCGAGCCCGGTGATCGTCCCGCGCATGTCGGGGAACCACTTGATGCAGGTGGCGATGGGGGTCACGTAGGCGAACCCGACACCCAGTCCGGCGAGGACGCCGTAGGAGAAGACCAGCCCGCCGACCGTCTTGTACAGCACGCCCGCGAGGACACAACCTATCGCGAGGAGAACACCACCGAAGAGTGCGACCTTCTTCGGGCCTGCCTTGTCCTGCCATCTACCGGCGACGATCATGCCCACCGCGAAGAAGAAGAACGAGGCCATCAGCGGATACCCCGTCTCCTTGACCGTGAACCCGACTTCCTTCATCAGCGGCCCGCGGAACACGGAGTACGAATAGAGAACTCCGAGGCACATCTGCATCACCAACGCGGCGGCAACCATTAACCAGCGATTCGTCAACTTCTCGTCAGCCATTCTGTTTCCCCCTCCTTCCGGAATTATCTCGTTTTGGAGCCTTCGAACTCTGTCCCCTCAATCGTGGTCGCTGCGTCCCGTGCCACCTCCTTTCGGGGAAAAGCGGTTTTACCCTGTAAAATAAGATTTCCCTATCTTCTACCCCAAACGAAAAACCGGTGTCAAGGAATTTTATAAACGCGGTTTTATTGTCGCTCCCGGGATCGCTTCCGGCGCCGATCTCCGGAAACGGTCCACGGAAGGAATCCGGGCCGCGGGGAGGCGTCATCTAACGATAAAGCAGGAATCCTCCGGAGAGGAGACCGCACGATGACCCCCTTCCACGAGATCAAGGTCGTCCCCCCCGTCAAGGCGATCGGCATGCGCGGCGACCTGTCGCTGTGGGACGTCGACACCGCCTTCGGGCGGCTCTACGACAAGGCGATGGAGGGACGGCTGATGTTCCGCGAGCCGGCCATCGGAGTGCGCCACGGGGAGGTCCGGATCCCCGATGCTTTCCGCTCCGAATACCACGTCCTTTTCCCCCTGAACGAAACACCCGGAGGGGAGATCCCGGGCGCCGAGGTCGTCGACCTGCCCGGGGCGGAGGTCGCATCCTTCGTCCACCGGGGCCCCTACGAGTGGATCCAGTGCACCTATGAAATGGTGTTAGACTGGCT
Above is a genomic segment from Deltaproteobacteria bacterium containing:
- a CDS encoding GyrI-like domain-containing protein, whose product is MTPFHEIKVVPPVKAIGMRGDLSLWDVDTAFGRLYDKAMEGRLMFREPAIGVRHGEVRIPDAFRSEYHVLFPLNETPGGEIPGAEVVDLPGAEVASFVHRGPYEWIQCTYEMVLDWLRKNRYEAAGEAREVFFVAPEPHSGGSQDDMLTEIQVPIRSAA
- a CDS encoding CBS and ACT domain-containing protein, with amino-acid sequence MFVGPRMKRDLVTVTPGATLEEAARLLTAHRIHHLPVVEEGNRLAGIVSDTDLRNATLDGMFGGADRGDSGRPVTVGEIMTRELVTLSPGDTLDDAMLVLSRHRIGALPVVEGGRLVGIVTKADVLSALLSTLDIEGLGVRIEVVLRQDVKEVARLVAALADQDVEVRSLILAPHGADGYAAFVRVATIDVASVRDRLRQKGFAVGELSDFYEGG
- a CDS encoding OFA family MFS transporter gives rise to the protein MADEKLTNRWLMVAAALVLQLCLGVLYAWSVFRAPLMKQFGWTVKEAGYPLMASFFFFAVGMIVAGRWQDKAGPRKVAIFGGVLLAVGCFLAGAIGQTVGGMVFAYGVLGGLGVGFAYVTPIATCIKWFPDMRGTITGLAVFGFGAGTLVFGPLINKLIGSIGLFQTFYAVGAIMLVCVCGAGSFFKAPPAGYKPAGWNPPAAAASTVTKADWTPNEIIGNGQFYVLWLIYLIAAAAGLMIIGQAVPIGLEVAKLDKAVAAGGLGTMALLNGLGRLVHGSISDKLGRKNTLILCFAEYLVAFLLLLPNADTFTKWLVGICIVGFSYGGYLAIMPSMTADYFGTKSLGANYGYLFTAWGVAGVCGPFMIDAIKTATGAFTMAMYYISAACVAGIVLVFISKKPEYKGA
- a CDS encoding OFA family MFS transporter, producing the protein MADEKLTNRWLMVAAALVMQMCLGVLYSYSVFRGPLMKEVGFTVKETGYPLMASFFFFAVGMIVAGRWQDKAGPKKVALFGGVLLAIGCVLAGVLYKTVGGLVFSYGVLAGLGVGFAYVTPIATCIKWFPDMRGTITGLAVFGFGAGTLVFGPLISKLVTSSGIANAFFAVGAIMLVGVCGSGLMFKPPPAGYKPAGWNPPTPSATTATKADWTPNEIIGNGQFWVLWLIYFFGAAAGLMIIGQAVPIGIEVAKLEKSVAAAGLGTMALLNGLGRLVHGSISDKLGRKNTLILCFAEYLVAFLLLLPNADTFTKWLVGLCIVGFSYGGYLAIMPSMTADYFGTKSLGANYGYLFTAWGVAGVGGPFMIDAIKTSTGAFTMAMYYISVACVAGIVLVFLSKKPEFKGA
- a CDS encoding histone deacetylase, with the protein product MMFDTTRVGGFGEPLPERDIRDGLDRLISADRLFGADLNSSTIKKSGKGTPFLVRRPPSHHRMLALWRDLFANRVLPQGFLDALAPEVLGLAHGDGLLLFGKDRVLYDCQIVRGSEGVGHLTLCFYREREPVFRFLPFPRRPGRRIVYIEGISLSAQSTGYASSLFRHYERLFHGLGFHRFRLKASLSVGKYYWAKEGFDCEDRKQFDEMRGNLQALVRSLHLPVEEREIRRLNHASMVAAFRRDLLIPVYRNPDGYYATVRDASYTEEFRFPLGKAFLLCSDPWDGCKVIYTDTPRRTGFVWSERFLDHETRPGHPESPKRLEALFAAIREGGMRESLIFLEPYTPAMASLRVVHDPAYLEAFREAVARGDRHFAVQDCSISEGSYETALLAAGGVMAGIDAVFSDRADNVFCAVRPPGHHAGRASAMGFCFLNNVAAGARYARSAYGVGRIYILDWDVHHGNGTQALFDEDPLTFFCSLHEHPSFCYPGTGRRLERGAGFGRGATLNIPLAPHSGDREMIDAFELEVVPSIEAFRPELILLSAGFDAHRDDPIAGLECTEDAFVHMTRRVLELADRHCEGRVVSVLEGGYRTESLVSSAIAHIKTMQGREGSPCSSARG